Proteins found in one Paenibacillus sp. FSL R10-2782 genomic segment:
- a CDS encoding phosphatidylglycerophosphatase A, translating to MSYEYAETLLIRRGISIESIADIVFQLQLKYYPHLTIEECVDSVKAVLQKREVQYTLFTGIALDELAEKKLLPQPLQAIMEADEPLYGVDETLALGITSVYGMIGLTSFGYLDKEKTGIIEQLNRKGSGIHVFLDDLVAGLAAAASSRIAHRSPHAKQYPVSLET from the coding sequence ATGTCCTATGAATACGCGGAAACCCTGTTAATTCGCAGAGGGATTAGTATCGAGTCCATAGCGGACATTGTTTTTCAGCTTCAGCTAAAATATTACCCTCATTTGACCATTGAAGAATGTGTGGACAGCGTAAAGGCAGTTTTGCAGAAGCGGGAAGTGCAGTATACGCTGTTCACGGGTATTGCGCTTGATGAGCTGGCCGAAAAAAAACTTCTTCCCCAGCCGCTGCAAGCCATTATGGAGGCAGATGAACCCCTGTACGGAGTGGACGAGACACTGGCCCTCGGGATTACGAGCGTGTATGGTATGATTGGCTTGACCAGTTTTGGTTATCTGGATAAAGAAAAGACGGGAATCATTGAACAGCTAAACCGTAAAGGCAGCGGTATTCATGTATTTCTGGACGATCTGGTCGCCGGATTGGCAGCTGCCGCTTCTTCGCGCATTGCTCATCGCAGTCCTCATGCCAAGCAATACCCCGTGTCATTGGAAACTTGA
- the accD gene encoding acetyl-CoA carboxylase, carboxyltransferase subunit beta, producing MFKDLFQKKRKYATIPSERALSGDQADMPDRPKREIPEGLMTKCGKCGSIQYSKELEKNLKVCPVCGYHMRLNAMDRIRMVLDEDTFTEYDADMISVDPLGFPGYASKLEQQTLKSGLREAVITGDGLIHGLPAVVAVMSFDFFTGSMGSVVGEKITRAIEQAIDKRLPLIIFSTSGGARMQESILSLMQMAKTSAALARMDEQGLLYISVITDPTTGGVSASFATLGDINIAEPGAVFGFAGRIVIEQTIRQKLPDDFQTSEFNLQHGQLDMVVHRKELRDTLGQLLDLHSTKEVE from the coding sequence GTGTTTAAAGATTTATTCCAAAAGAAGCGTAAATACGCGACCATCCCTTCGGAACGGGCGCTGAGCGGCGATCAAGCGGACATGCCGGATCGTCCCAAACGGGAAATTCCCGAAGGTCTTATGACCAAATGTGGCAAATGCGGAAGCATTCAATACAGTAAAGAGTTGGAAAAAAATCTGAAGGTGTGCCCGGTTTGTGGATACCATATGCGTCTTAATGCTATGGATCGTATTCGCATGGTGCTCGATGAAGATACATTTACGGAATATGATGCCGATATGATTTCGGTTGATCCGCTAGGTTTTCCAGGTTATGCAAGCAAGCTGGAGCAGCAGACGCTGAAATCCGGTTTGCGAGAGGCTGTCATTACGGGCGATGGGCTCATTCATGGGCTTCCGGCTGTTGTTGCAGTGATGAGCTTTGACTTTTTTACCGGCAGCATGGGGTCGGTCGTCGGGGAGAAAATTACCCGCGCCATTGAGCAGGCGATAGACAAGCGTCTTCCACTTATTATTTTCTCCACATCTGGTGGGGCGCGTATGCAGGAAAGTATTTTGAGCCTGATGCAGATGGCCAAAACCAGTGCAGCACTCGCTCGTATGGACGAGCAGGGATTGCTCTATATTTCCGTTATCACCGATCCGACTACAGGTGGAGTATCCGCTAGCTTTGCTACGCTTGGAGATATTAACATCGCGGAACCGGGAGCAGTGTTCGGTTTTGCCGGACGTATCGTGATCGAACAGACGATCCGACAGAAGCTACCGGACGATTTTCAAACCTCCGAATTTAATTTGCAGCACGGACAATTGGATATGGTTGTACATCGCAAGGAACTGCGCGATACACTTGGCCAACTGCTCGATTTGCACAGCACGAAAGAGGTGGAATAG
- a CDS encoding acetyl-CoA carboxylase carboxyltransferase subunit alpha: protein MAGELPYEKPLVEMRQKIEELKQFGQDKQIDFTDEINRLEERYLQMEEEIYTNISAPQKMHVARHHQRPTSLDLIGQVFTDFIELHGDRLYGDDLAVVGGIAKLNGIPVTVIGQQRGKDTKDNIARFFGSAHPEGFRKGLRLMQQADKFNRPIITFIDTKGAYPGNTAEERGQSEAIARNLREMAKLSVPVICVIIGEGGSGGALAFAVGNRVLMLEHAIYSAISPNGAASILWKDASKADQAAEAMKITANDLLRMKIIEDIVPEPKGGAHRNYEVTAAAIKESLERHLADLLNMSCDELREDRYQKFRKIGQYTFLKTRQ from the coding sequence ATGGCTGGCGAATTGCCTTATGAAAAGCCCCTGGTCGAGATGCGACAGAAGATCGAAGAACTCAAGCAATTCGGACAGGATAAGCAAATTGATTTTACCGATGAAATTAACCGTCTGGAGGAACGCTATCTCCAGATGGAGGAAGAAATATATACAAACATTTCAGCACCGCAAAAAATGCACGTGGCTCGTCATCATCAGCGACCGACGTCGCTTGATTTGATTGGGCAGGTGTTTACGGACTTTATTGAACTGCACGGCGACCGCCTGTATGGCGACGATCTTGCGGTCGTGGGTGGAATTGCCAAGTTGAATGGTATTCCGGTAACCGTCATTGGGCAGCAACGCGGCAAGGATACGAAGGATAACATCGCGCGGTTTTTCGGGAGCGCGCACCCGGAGGGATTCCGTAAAGGCTTGCGTCTAATGCAGCAGGCTGACAAATTCAATCGCCCAATCATTACATTTATTGATACGAAGGGCGCTTATCCGGGTAATACAGCAGAGGAGAGAGGTCAATCGGAAGCGATTGCCCGCAATTTGCGGGAGATGGCAAAGCTTTCGGTGCCTGTTATTTGTGTGATCATCGGCGAGGGAGGAAGCGGCGGTGCGCTTGCGTTTGCCGTCGGCAACCGTGTGCTGATGCTGGAGCATGCCATCTACTCGGCCATTTCCCCTAACGGAGCGGCCTCGATTCTGTGGAAGGATGCCTCCAAGGCGGATCAGGCTGCCGAGGCCATGAAGATTACGGCGAATGACCTCCTTCGGATGAAGATCATTGAGGATATCGTGCCAGAGCCGAAGGGGGGCGCGCATCGTAACTATGAAGTAACCGCTGCCGCTATCAAGGAGTCTCTGGAACGCCATTTGGCTGACCTTTTGAATATGAGTTGCGACGAATTGAGGGAAGATCGGTATCAAAAGTTTCGAAAAATAGGCCAATATACCTTTTTGAAAACTCGGCAATAG
- the pyk gene encoding pyruvate kinase, translating into MRKTKIVCTIGPSSESLENVKKLILAGMNVARLNFSHGDFEEHGNRIKNIRQACKELNKNVAILLDTKGPEIRTGKLEVEPIELVQDEYITLTTEEILGNKDRISITYQDLPSDVEPGSTILIDDGLIGLTVIEVSGSEIKCRIVNGGTIKSKKGVNVPGVNISLPGITEKDANDITFGIEQDVDFIAASFVRKASDVLEIRELLAKHNASHIQIISKIENQQGVDNLDEILEASDGLMVARGDLGVEIPAEEVPLAQKLMITKCNVAGKPVITATQMLDSMQRNPRPTRAEASDVANAIFDGTDAIMLSGETAAGKYPVESVLTMSRIAEKAESALNYRDLFKKQRTAQEVSITEAISQSVSISALDLHAKAILTSTQSGTTARMISKYRPQAPIIAVTTQERTVRRLALIWGVHAVQGRPVVDTTDKLIENALEGGHKSGLVKEGDLVVITAGIPLGASGSTNLIKISCVPAQA; encoded by the coding sequence ATGCGCAAAACTAAGATTGTATGTACCATCGGTCCTTCCAGTGAGTCATTGGAAAATGTGAAGAAATTGATTTTGGCTGGTATGAACGTAGCCCGCCTGAATTTCTCTCACGGTGATTTCGAGGAGCATGGCAACCGGATCAAAAATATCCGCCAAGCTTGTAAGGAGCTTAACAAAAACGTTGCTATTTTGCTCGATACGAAGGGGCCGGAAATTCGGACAGGAAAGCTCGAAGTTGAACCTATTGAGCTTGTTCAGGACGAGTATATTACACTGACAACGGAAGAAATCCTGGGTAACAAAGATCGTATTTCAATTACGTATCAGGATCTTCCTTCGGACGTGGAGCCCGGCTCCACCATTCTGATCGACGACGGTCTGATCGGACTCACCGTTATTGAGGTATCAGGCAGTGAAATCAAATGCCGCATCGTCAATGGCGGAACGATCAAGAGCAAGAAAGGCGTTAATGTTCCCGGCGTGAACATTTCCTTGCCAGGTATTACAGAAAAGGATGCTAACGACATCACTTTCGGTATTGAGCAGGACGTTGATTTCATCGCAGCTTCTTTTGTTCGTAAAGCGAGTGACGTACTGGAAATTCGTGAATTGCTGGCGAAGCATAATGCAAGTCACATTCAAATTATTTCCAAAATCGAAAATCAGCAAGGTGTCGACAATTTGGACGAAATTTTGGAAGCTTCCGATGGCCTGATGGTTGCCCGTGGTGACCTCGGTGTTGAAATTCCTGCTGAAGAAGTGCCATTGGCACAAAAATTGATGATTACCAAGTGTAATGTTGCTGGCAAGCCGGTTATTACCGCGACACAAATGCTGGATTCCATGCAACGTAACCCGCGTCCGACCCGTGCGGAAGCGAGTGACGTAGCGAATGCCATTTTTGACGGGACAGATGCCATTATGCTGTCCGGCGAAACAGCTGCGGGTAAATATCCGGTAGAATCGGTATTGACGATGTCCCGTATTGCAGAGAAAGCAGAATCCGCTCTGAACTACCGTGATTTGTTCAAAAAACAAAGAACGGCTCAGGAAGTTAGTATTACGGAAGCGATCAGCCAATCCGTTTCCATTTCTGCGCTGGATCTGCATGCCAAAGCCATCCTGACGTCCACACAAAGCGGAACAACGGCACGTATGATTTCCAAATATCGTCCACAAGCTCCGATTATTGCTGTGACAACGCAGGAAAGAACAGTTCGCCGCTTGGCTCTGATCTGGGGAGTACATGCAGTACAAGGCAGACCTGTCGTAGACACGACGGACAAACTGATCGAGAACGCACTGGAAGGCGGTCACAAATCCGGTCTCGTTAAAGAGGGCGATTTGGTTGTTATTACCGCAGGTATACCGCTCGGTGCTTCTGGTTCTACGAACCTGATTAAAATTAGCTGTGTTCCTGCACAAGCGTAG
- a CDS encoding LysR family transcriptional regulator, with the protein MNILKLRILMMIDKFHKATDVAEALQIKQPTVSFHMKSLEKELGVSLFISQQGRIMLTEAGKKLLPYAKQMVALEQEARQTVNELAEQSQGQLHLGAESISGTYVLPSMIATFAQQYPECQIRLDIQSPDKVRQLLKQGEIDFAFLNDGEYSSEHTVVEPVASDRIGVIRSMSAQHISKLTDVLGTEMLDKHRWVRYSETSVADPYSSLIKPHLEMNSWEAVKQVVSDGEALAFFPACGVLRNDGSDVPSVEWLPWTDAEGKNERYHINILYQSDTNLSMIQQAFLDFTRIEGLEDREV; encoded by the coding sequence ATGAATATTTTAAAATTGCGCATTTTAATGATGATCGATAAATTCCACAAGGCGACGGATGTGGCCGAAGCCTTGCAAATTAAACAGCCTACCGTCAGCTTTCATATGAAAAGTCTGGAAAAGGAACTGGGAGTCTCCCTGTTCATCTCCCAACAAGGAAGAATTATGCTGACCGAAGCTGGCAAAAAACTGCTGCCTTACGCAAAGCAGATGGTTGCTCTGGAGCAAGAAGCAAGACAAACCGTGAATGAACTGGCAGAGCAGTCGCAGGGACAATTACATCTCGGCGCCGAGTCCATCTCGGGCACGTATGTACTCCCCTCTATGATTGCTACATTTGCTCAACAATATCCCGAATGCCAAATTCGGCTAGACATTCAATCCCCGGATAAAGTCAGACAACTGCTAAAGCAAGGGGAGATTGATTTTGCTTTTTTGAATGACGGAGAGTATTCTTCCGAGCATACGGTGGTAGAGCCTGTCGCTTCGGATCGAATTGGAGTTATCAGGTCTATGTCTGCGCAGCATATCTCCAAGCTAACGGATGTTTTGGGCACTGAAATGCTGGACAAGCATAGATGGGTTAGATATAGCGAAACATCTGTTGCAGATCCGTACTCCTCGCTGATCAAGCCCCACCTGGAAATGAATTCATGGGAGGCGGTAAAGCAGGTGGTAAGCGACGGAGAAGCACTTGCTTTCTTTCCTGCCTGTGGCGTTCTTCGCAACGATGGCAGTGACGTTCCGTCGGTCGAGTGGCTTCCATGGACTGATGCTGAGGGGAAGAATGAACGTTATCACATAAATATACTGTATCAAAGCGATACTAACCTCAGCATGATCCAACAGGCATTTCTGGATTTTACACGGATAGAAGGTCTGGAGGATAGAGAAGTTTAG
- a CDS encoding phosphate ABC transporter substrate-binding protein — translation MLKKWPFILMTLTMVFALAACGSANNAAPQGDAATGTDNKAATELTGNILAVGSTALQPLVEQAGQKFMAVDKYKGIAVQVQGGGSGTGLTQVSGGQADIGNSDVFAKEKLESGADELVDHQVAVVAMSAVANPKVGVADLKKDQLVQIFTGKITNWKQVGGADQKIVIVNRPSSSGTRATFEKYALGQKTEDLPGSIQEDSSGTVKKLIAETPGAIGYLALSYIDNTVTALKYDGVEANVENVEQGKYPVWAYEHMYTKGEPKEHVKAFLDYILSDEIQKSDVVDLGYIPVSGMQVKRDADGNITK, via the coding sequence ATGTTGAAAAAATGGCCGTTCATTCTGATGACTCTTACCATGGTATTTGCACTTGCAGCTTGTGGATCAGCTAACAATGCTGCACCACAAGGAGACGCTGCTACAGGAACAGACAATAAAGCAGCTACTGAACTGACAGGTAACATTCTGGCTGTTGGCTCCACTGCACTTCAACCATTGGTAGAGCAAGCGGGACAAAAATTTATGGCTGTAGATAAATATAAAGGAATTGCGGTTCAAGTGCAGGGCGGCGGTAGCGGTACTGGCTTGACTCAAGTTTCTGGCGGACAAGCGGATATCGGTAACTCCGATGTGTTTGCAAAAGAAAAATTGGAGAGCGGCGCAGATGAACTGGTCGATCACCAAGTAGCTGTTGTAGCTATGTCAGCAGTAGCGAATCCTAAAGTAGGCGTAGCAGATTTGAAGAAAGATCAATTGGTACAAATTTTCACAGGTAAAATTACCAACTGGAAACAAGTTGGTGGCGCAGATCAAAAAATCGTTATCGTAAACCGTCCAAGCAGCTCCGGTACTCGTGCAACGTTTGAAAAATACGCTTTGGGACAAAAAACGGAAGATCTGCCAGGCTCCATTCAGGAAGATTCCTCCGGTACTGTGAAAAAGCTGATTGCTGAAACACCGGGTGCTATTGGTTACCTCGCCTTGTCCTACATCGACAACACAGTAACAGCATTGAAATACGATGGTGTTGAAGCTAACGTGGAAAATGTAGAGCAAGGTAAATATCCAGTATGGGCTTACGAGCATATGTACACCAAAGGTGAGCCAAAAGAGCATGTAAAAGCATTCCTGGATTACATTCTGTCTGATGAAATCCAAAAATCCGATGTCGTAGACCTGGGATACATCCCGGTATCAGGCATGCAAGTTAAACGCGATGCTGACGGTAATATTACGAAATAA
- the pstC gene encoding phosphate ABC transporter permease subunit PstC, with product MEPIEGKAYMEQNKRSRGMKERHYWEEWTGRIYTSVCVVFLVAVIVSIVYFVASKGVATFVVNGVSLQEFFFGTKWSPDGEPMSFGALPFITGSFAVTVLAALIASPLSLCAALFMTEIVPKSGKRILQPAIELLSGIPSVVYGFVGLTVIVPLLRDVFGGQGIGILAGCLVLSVMILPTITSIMADALSSLPGGLRESSYALGATRWQTIARVIIPTLLPALLTGIILGMARAFGEALAVQMVIGNAPHIPQSLLESASTLTSVITLSMGNTAMGSVHNNALWSMALVLLLMTFIFVLLVRLLERRNRI from the coding sequence ATGGAACCAATTGAAGGGAAGGCATACATGGAACAGAATAAACGATCCCGAGGTATGAAAGAAAGGCATTACTGGGAAGAATGGACCGGCCGCATTTATACGTCGGTTTGTGTCGTTTTTTTGGTTGCAGTCATTGTCTCCATTGTATATTTTGTCGCCTCCAAAGGTGTAGCTACATTTGTGGTGAATGGAGTCAGTCTGCAAGAGTTTTTCTTCGGAACCAAATGGAGCCCGGATGGTGAGCCCATGTCCTTCGGTGCCCTTCCGTTTATTACAGGCTCTTTTGCTGTAACCGTTCTGGCGGCCTTGATCGCCAGCCCGCTCAGCTTGTGTGCGGCTTTATTTATGACCGAAATCGTACCCAAATCCGGTAAACGTATCCTTCAACCTGCGATTGAATTGTTATCCGGTATTCCGTCCGTAGTATACGGCTTTGTCGGCTTGACCGTAATTGTTCCGTTGCTGCGGGACGTGTTCGGGGGACAAGGCATCGGGATTCTCGCTGGCTGTCTCGTGTTGTCAGTGATGATTTTGCCGACGATTACGAGTATTATGGCGGATGCGTTGTCATCCTTGCCAGGTGGCCTGCGCGAGTCCTCTTACGCCCTGGGCGCTACTCGCTGGCAGACAATTGCACGTGTTATTATTCCGACACTGCTGCCTGCTCTGTTAACAGGAATTATTCTCGGCATGGCTCGTGCCTTCGGGGAAGCTCTGGCTGTACAGATGGTGATCGGGAATGCTCCGCATATACCGCAATCCTTGCTGGAATCCGCTTCGACCTTGACCAGTGTCATTACACTTAGCATGGGCAATACAGCTATGGGCTCGGTTCATAACAATGCTCTCTGGAGCATGGCGCTTGTTCTCCTGCTCATGACATTCATCTTCGTGCTGCTGGTAAGGCTGCTTGAAAGGAGAAACCGGATTTGA
- the pstA gene encoding phosphate ABC transporter permease PstA, translating to MKAKTTDKIATFVICFFALFIVVLLVGLLGFILARGVSHISFDFLTSAPQTLRAGGGIGPQLFNSVFLLILTLIITIPIGWGAGIYMAQYAKPGKITDFIRLVVEVLSSFPSIVIGLFGLLLIVNTFNFGFSLLSGALALAVFNLPLMVRTTEQAFRAVPKEQKEAGLALGLSKWKIITSILLPAALPSLITGTILAAGRIFGEAAALLFTAGMSTPPLDFTDWNPLHARSPINPMRPAETLAVHIWKVNSEGIAPDSKDIAAGASAVLVLLVLAFNLIARWFGRVVYRRLTAAKRMD from the coding sequence ATGAAAGCTAAAACGACCGACAAAATCGCTACATTTGTAATCTGTTTCTTCGCTCTATTCATTGTCGTACTTCTAGTGGGCTTGCTGGGATTCATTTTGGCACGCGGAGTCAGTCACATTTCCTTTGACTTTTTAACCAGTGCTCCCCAGACGCTACGCGCAGGCGGGGGTATCGGCCCGCAATTGTTCAACTCTGTATTCTTACTTATTTTAACCTTGATTATCACCATTCCGATTGGCTGGGGTGCCGGTATATACATGGCGCAATATGCAAAGCCTGGGAAAATTACGGACTTCATACGACTTGTCGTCGAGGTATTGTCTTCGTTCCCGTCCATTGTCATCGGTTTGTTCGGACTTTTACTGATCGTAAATACGTTTAATTTTGGTTTTTCCCTGTTATCAGGGGCATTGGCTTTGGCGGTATTCAACCTGCCGCTGATGGTTCGAACGACAGAGCAGGCTTTCCGGGCTGTGCCCAAGGAGCAAAAGGAAGCCGGACTTGCGCTCGGATTGTCCAAGTGGAAAATCATTACCTCTATTTTGCTGCCTGCTGCGCTGCCAAGCTTGATTACAGGGACGATTTTGGCCGCAGGCCGCATTTTCGGGGAAGCAGCAGCGTTGCTGTTTACAGCCGGGATGAGTACACCGCCGCTTGATTTTACTGACTGGAATCCATTGCATGCCAGATCGCCCATTAATCCGATGCGTCCTGCCGAGACACTGGCTGTGCATATCTGGAAGGTTAACAGTGAAGGCATCGCTCCTGATTCCAAGGATATTGCCGCAGGCGCTTCCGCGGTATTGGTGCTGCTCGTACTTGCCTTCAACCTGATCGCAAGATGGTTCGGAAGAGTTGTCTACCGCCGCCTGACAGCTGCCAAACGGATGGATTAG
- the pstB gene encoding phosphate ABC transporter ATP-binding protein PstB: MEQVITRTATPATPIQSTRSEQLAGQAPQPFSTEDLSIYYGSFEAVKKVNLAFPEQTVTALIGPSGCGKSTFLRSLNRMNDEIASSSTTGHIWMDGQDLTAPGTDVIKLRQQIGMVWQRPNPFYKSIYNNIAFGPKYRGVRNKKQLDEIVESSLRKAALWDEVKDRLHDSALALSGGQQQRLCIARALSVQPKILLLDEPASALDPVSTGKVEELITELKKELRIVIVTHNMQQAARISDYTAYFYIGSLVEHGKTNDIFTNPENELTQEYIMGRFG; encoded by the coding sequence ATGGAACAAGTCATTACGCGAACGGCAACACCTGCAACACCCATACAATCTACGCGCTCGGAACAACTTGCGGGGCAAGCTCCACAACCATTCAGTACCGAGGATTTAAGTATCTATTACGGCAGCTTTGAGGCTGTAAAAAAAGTAAATCTGGCCTTTCCCGAGCAGACAGTGACCGCCCTGATCGGGCCTTCCGGCTGTGGTAAATCGACCTTTTTGCGCTCGCTCAACCGAATGAACGATGAGATTGCATCCTCCTCTACGACAGGACACATCTGGATGGATGGTCAGGATTTGACTGCACCGGGGACAGACGTGATCAAGCTGCGTCAGCAAATTGGAATGGTGTGGCAGCGGCCTAATCCGTTTTACAAATCCATTTACAATAACATCGCCTTCGGCCCCAAATACCGGGGTGTTCGTAACAAGAAACAGCTTGATGAAATCGTCGAAAGTAGTCTGCGTAAAGCGGCGTTATGGGATGAGGTCAAGGACCGCCTTCATGATTCCGCCCTGGCGTTATCAGGTGGACAGCAGCAGCGGCTTTGTATTGCGCGTGCGCTATCCGTCCAACCGAAAATTTTGTTGCTTGACGAGCCAGCCTCCGCGCTGGACCCTGTGTCTACAGGCAAGGTGGAAGAGCTGATTACCGAGTTGAAAAAAGAGCTGCGCATCGTCATCGTAACGCACAATATGCAGCAGGCCGCTCGGATTTCCGATTACACTGCTTATTTTTATATCGGGAGTCTGGTTGAGCATGGCAAAACGAATGATATTTTCACTAATCCTGAAAATGAGCTGACCCAGGAGTACATTATGGGGCGGTTTGGGTAA
- the pelA gene encoding pectate lyase, translated as MRFNVKESVKWIALSGMAITVTTGLINPSWVAAEQDAADAGVNVIQAVYGDTAIYKNSVVPMASVSASSLLDKYRDFSKFSTGDVSKDTKLALNIVSWQLPHGGFFKAMENNYKSKWDGKTARSTWKSKDGVELGTFDNEATTTEIRFLADVYKKTKNKDIKNSVQKAVDFVLTSQYSSGGWPQVYPKRGNYSDAVTYNDDAMVRVMVLADDIVNKKQPFDSDILDDSYRSKLQQALNKGIQYTIKSQIVNNGTPTIWGAQHDPSTYASVAARAFELPSKTTTESVGITAFLMSQPQTAEVKKAAQSALKWFDSNRIDGIKYNRQGPEFFQKDASSVMWYRFYNVEDNKYFFSDRDGKKYTDIMKISEERRLGYAWAGSQAKSLLNAASESGYYKLSKPLPK; from the coding sequence ATGAGGTTTAATGTTAAAGAATCTGTCAAGTGGATCGCTCTTTCAGGAATGGCGATTACAGTAACAACAGGGCTTATTAACCCTTCGTGGGTGGCAGCGGAGCAGGATGCAGCTGATGCGGGGGTGAATGTTATCCAAGCAGTGTATGGTGATACGGCCATTTACAAAAATTCTGTTGTTCCAATGGCTAGTGTGAGTGCGAGCAGCCTGCTGGACAAGTACCGTGATTTTAGTAAATTTTCTACTGGCGATGTATCTAAGGATACCAAACTCGCCTTGAATATCGTATCGTGGCAATTGCCGCATGGCGGATTCTTCAAAGCTATGGAAAATAATTATAAATCCAAGTGGGACGGTAAAACTGCACGCTCCACCTGGAAGAGCAAGGATGGCGTAGAGCTGGGGACATTTGATAATGAGGCTACGACAACTGAAATTCGCTTTTTGGCGGATGTATACAAAAAAACAAAAAATAAAGACATTAAGAACAGTGTACAAAAAGCAGTTGACTTCGTTTTAACCTCTCAATATTCCTCTGGTGGCTGGCCGCAAGTATACCCTAAACGTGGAAATTATTCTGATGCTGTAACTTACAACGATGATGCAATGGTTAGAGTTATGGTTTTGGCTGACGATATTGTGAACAAGAAGCAGCCGTTTGATAGTGACATTCTGGACGATTCATATCGCTCCAAACTGCAGCAAGCACTAAACAAGGGCATCCAATATACAATTAAGTCGCAAATTGTAAATAATGGCACACCGACAATCTGGGGTGCACAGCATGATCCGTCTACTTATGCATCTGTTGCGGCCCGTGCATTTGAGCTTCCTTCCAAAACAACCACAGAATCTGTAGGCATCACGGCTTTCTTGATGTCCCAACCGCAAACGGCTGAGGTGAAAAAAGCAGCTCAGAGCGCTTTGAAATGGTTTGATAGTAACCGGATCGACGGGATCAAATACAACCGTCAGGGTCCGGAGTTTTTCCAAAAGGACGCATCGAGCGTAATGTGGTATCGCTTCTACAATGTGGAAGACAATAAGTACTTCTTTTCAGACCGGGATGGCAAAAAGTATACGGACATCATGAAAATCAGTGAGGAGAGACGACTTGGTTATGCTTGGGCAGGAAGCCAAGCGAAAAGTCTGTTGAATGCGGCTTCGGAAAGCGGATATTACAAATTGTCCAAGCCGTTGCCAAAATGA
- a CDS encoding thioesterase family protein, with amino-acid sequence MTQEEKQTELRWYGAPLRVRYQESDQMGVVYHANYLNWFEIGRTEMIRQAGFNYRSMEERGVLLPVIEINAKYVSPARYDDLITIYTAITDFSRLRLNYTYEVRRVTAEDHKSQIGKVWTQADTLPGELLVTGVTRHVWVSTEWKPVRLDQVLPDLYTALWSAMTAGEGEKA; translated from the coding sequence ATGACACAAGAGGAGAAACAAACGGAATTACGCTGGTATGGAGCACCGCTGCGTGTCCGTTATCAGGAAAGCGACCAAATGGGGGTCGTATATCATGCCAATTATCTGAACTGGTTTGAGATTGGGCGTACGGAAATGATCCGACAGGCAGGTTTTAACTATCGGAGCATGGAGGAACGAGGTGTTCTGTTGCCCGTTATCGAAATCAATGCGAAATATGTGAGTCCTGCCCGATATGATGATTTGATTACTATTTATACCGCGATCACGGACTTCTCCAGACTGCGTCTGAATTACACTTATGAGGTCCGGCGTGTAACGGCTGAGGACCATAAAAGCCAGATTGGAAAGGTGTGGACACAGGCAGACACACTGCCTGGAGAGCTGCTCGTAACCGGGGTGACACGCCACGTATGGGTGAGTACCGAATGGAAGCCCGTCCGGCTGGATCAGGTGCTACCTGATCTGTACACCGCGCTATGGTCTGCTATGACAGCCGGGGAGGGAGAGAAAGCATGA
- a CDS encoding FxsA family protein, with amino-acid sequence MMMRKRLWLLLLLIPLAELYGFIWVSHWIGAGKTILLIILTTLIGAAMMQFEGRKVIADAKNEMNRGQMPGRKMLDGLCVFFGGSLLLIPGFLTDIIGFTLVFPLTRALYRRFLLKWLEKKMKNGSITFRRF; translated from the coding sequence ATGATGATGCGCAAACGTCTGTGGCTGTTATTGCTGCTTATCCCTTTGGCGGAGCTGTATGGGTTTATATGGGTAAGTCACTGGATTGGAGCGGGTAAGACGATTCTGCTTATCATTCTGACGACCCTGATCGGAGCCGCCATGATGCAATTTGAAGGTCGCAAGGTCATTGCCGATGCGAAAAATGAAATGAATCGGGGACAAATGCCCGGCCGCAAAATGCTGGATGGACTATGTGTTTTTTTTGGCGGAAGCTTGCTGCTTATCCCCGGATTTTTAACGGATATTATCGGTTTTACGCTGGTTTTCCCTTTGACCCGTGCGTTGTATCGACGCTTTTTATTGAAATGGCTGGAGAAAAAAATGAAAAATGGCAGCATTACGTTTCGGCGGTTTTGA